A region from the Azospirillum thermophilum genome encodes:
- a CDS encoding NAD kinase, with amino-acid sequence MTTLPPAADAAPSLSAPLPAPEDLRLAFVCADTDEARSARTRLVHRYGNVPLDQADVIVALGGDGLLLETLHHALARRRDRPLPVYGMNRGSVGFLLNTYREDELPERVAKAQHVTLHPLQMIATRVSGEQVTALGINEVSLLRETRQAAKLRITVDGVVRLPELICDGALVATPAGSTAYNLSAHGPIVPLGAGVLALTPISAFRPRRWRGALLPHTAAITFEILEEAKRPVSAVADFSEVREVLRVEVRESRDIALTLLFDPELNLEERILKEQFAP; translated from the coding sequence ATGACGACCCTTCCCCCGGCGGCGGACGCCGCCCCTTCCCTGTCCGCGCCGCTGCCGGCGCCCGAGGACCTGCGGCTCGCCTTCGTCTGCGCCGATACCGACGAGGCCCGCTCGGCACGCACGCGGCTGGTACACCGCTACGGCAACGTGCCGCTCGACCAGGCGGACGTCATCGTGGCGCTGGGCGGCGACGGGCTTCTGCTGGAGACGCTGCACCACGCGCTGGCGCGGCGGCGGGACCGGCCGCTGCCGGTCTACGGCATGAACCGGGGATCGGTCGGCTTCCTGCTGAACACCTACCGCGAGGACGAACTGCCGGAGCGGGTCGCCAAGGCGCAGCACGTCACGCTGCACCCGCTGCAGATGATCGCCACGCGGGTCAGCGGCGAGCAGGTCACGGCGCTCGGCATCAACGAGGTGTCGCTGCTGCGCGAGACGCGACAGGCGGCGAAGCTGCGCATCACGGTCGACGGGGTGGTGCGGCTGCCCGAGCTGATCTGCGACGGCGCGCTGGTCGCCACCCCGGCCGGCAGCACCGCCTACAACCTGTCGGCCCACGGCCCCATCGTGCCGCTCGGCGCCGGCGTGCTGGCCCTGACGCCGATCAGCGCCTTCCGGCCGCGGCGCTGGCGCGGCGCCCTGCTGCCCCACACCGCCGCCATCACCTTCGAGATCCTGGAAGAGGCCAAGCGGCCGGTCAGCGCCGTCGCCGACTTCAGCGAGGTGCGCGAGGTGCTGCGGGTGGAGGTGCGCGAGAGCCGCGACATCGCGCTGACCCTGCTGTTCGACCCCGAGCTGAACCTGGAGGAGCGCATCCTGAAGGAGCAGTTCGCCCCCTGA